Genomic segment of Populus nigra chromosome 6, ddPopNigr1.1, whole genome shotgun sequence:
CGGTTCCATCTCTGTCACGCGTTCAAATTATCTCCACAAGACCTTTTGggtttgtttggcagtgtggttgcggttgcttttcaaatagtttttcgtgccaaaatgcatgccaatgatgtttttttattttttaaaaatcatttttgacatcagcacatcaaaatgatttgaaaacattaaaaacatattaatttgaagttaataaaaaaataaaaaaaatttaaattttatcaaaaacgcttttgaaataCAGAAACAAACAGGCAAAAAACCAGAGGGCAGGGCTTTGATACGTTGCAActaaattatgattcaagcattttgtaaaatagtattttcaaCCTTTTAGTCATCGAAATTATTCGGACACAAGACAACTTGCTTAAAATCAATGCTCACATCAATCACTCGGGACATTCAATATACAGATGCCGATGGTCAGACTGCATCGATGTCATGTATTTCATATATAGCGAAGGGTGGGTTCGACAgtagaaaaattattcaagagTTCCGATAAATTAAGCccaattatcttttcttttctttttcttcatggtCTCTGGCACCGAGCCAATAATTTATTGCAGTCGTCCTCTCTTTATTCAGAAAAGGAGGCACAAATTGAGTACGAACATTGACATTGACCGGCTAATTAGAGAGAATTGGTAATAGAAAAATACAAGCAGATGATTCTAGAGATTGCATGGGCAGCATGGAAAGAATACTGGAATGTTGTGACTTGGTCAAAAATTTTATACAAGGACTGGTAATTTGTAACGTGCAAACAGCTCCACAGAGTATTGTACTGTAAATTAGTTTTCCTGAATTTAACCTATACATATCGAAGATGATCCAATGCTAGCTGTAAAATTACccttttattagtttatttacCAGGCCTAGCAGATCGCTCACCAGTAGTGCACTGCACAGCCTGGAGGCTAGAGccttgctttattttttatttttttgaatataaacataGATAACATTTCGTATGTttccttaaaaaattattatctctACCAGCTCTCGAACCCATGACCTCAAGGCTTAGATGCGCTCATTAACTTACTGATTTACAACATAGAGTTGTTATCATCTGGATTAAACAATCATATTAACTTGCTTAATTATTCATATGGACAGTGACGAAGCACcaagaaaaattacaattattttagaattataGGTAACTGGTTTTAAAGAAATCCACCAACTATTTGCTATATTTCATGGCCCTTTGACTCTATTTTGATGGAGATTCTTTCAAGTTaaagaaaatatgatttattatttttttaatctaaaatttttaaaataaatgaatggcCAATATCTTAGTAACTGGTAATGGAGTTCTAATTAAAAGTCAGCTTgtgatgaaaaattatatatatttgtccaGGACAGCATGATTGCCTCTACCTAGTGTGAAAAATGTTAAGAAATACCaattattaaacaataataaaagctattaaatatcatatatctttatttatttttattttttattacaaagtttttttgttttctaatcatGACAACCTAGCTATTTTACTgtctaaataattaattatatccaCGTATAGCAATATTGTTACTCATCATGTGTCTGGTcaaattaattacaatttttttaaaaaaataaatattgtctaCTAAGATGTTagtcattcatttattttagaaGGTTCagattagagaaaaaaaatgatagatctATTAAGGAACGTTTGGGAACGCGACTGCAGTtgcgtttctaaaaaaattaaaattttatttttattttttgctaaaatttaatatgatttgtatgttttggatcgttttgatgtgctgatatcaaaaataatttttaaaaaataaaaaaacattattgacatgtattttgatacgaaaagttatttgaaaagcacccgcaaccacattgtcaaacacactctaaatatGAGAGGAGCTGCAGCAAACAATGTTTGAACTTTTGAACCTTGGAAGTTCAATTTGGAACTACAAAAACCAGTGTAAACCATAAGACCAAAGCAGCAAGCATGGTAAACTACTTCACCTTCATGCGACCCTTGGAGAACTCATAAGGGCATGTTTGGTACTATAAACAGACCATGTAATAGAATGGGTAATTATATTCTTCCGGTCCGTTTAGCCATGATTCGTCCTTAACAACGTCTCACTTGATTCTTAAGCACTAGtttttagtaattattataTGTTGCAGAATCTTACAACTAATTAAATGAAGAACTGTAACGAGTCGTTGAATTAGATGGTTAAAATTCTGTGATTCATTTCATTCTATTCCTTCGCCTGATACAAAACATACAAAGAAACTCACTTACGACtagttatgttttattttattttatttatttattcgatAGGATGAAATATCTACATCCTGTTAATCTCATTTTATAGAAATATCTTAAATCTTGATCAGATAGATGAAGTCCTTCTAAAGGCAAAATGGTCCGACAAGCATTATTATTATCGTCATAACTCCTCAGAAACATAACATAttcctagaaaaaaataaaaataaaagtaaggtGCTTTCagataaaatttgaaagcaTTAGTTCATGATGGATCGGATCTAAGAAAAACCAACAACCAGTCTGATTTTGATGCGCATGTCATATAATCCAGTCCGacttttattaatatcatgCATATCCCATCAGTAAGGGGGGGAAAAACCATACAGCGCAAAATCAAAATGTCCTGAATTGAGAATTGGACTGTCAAAATCTGTAACAGTATAATTAATTACGGTAAGCTTTTGTATTTTGTACATGAAACTGGATATCATGATCAGATGTAGATCCTAACAGGCAAACACTCTTGTCTACAAAACTGCTACGGTGGCGGTTGCCTTGAATTAAAAGGGCCTTTTGACGTTCTTGAAATCTACAGAATCGATACAGTCCACACTGCTTCTATAAACATTCAACAACCTCAACAGCTGAGTTGCCTTCTCCTTTGTTCTCTCATCACAGCCAACCTGTAAGAGAACcaaaagcttttcaaaagcattcCTTTGAATAACCTCGACTAGAACACCtccattttctctcttctcattCATGCAGAGTTTAAATAGAATAGAGACGGAGAACTTCATTGCTAAGTCTGAGACTCGGTGTATTTTCCTGACGAGAACTGGTATTGTGAGAGCATGATTGTATGCCTCCTCTCTCCCTTGATCACTGCCACAAATTCCATCAAGAACGCCCAACGCCTTCTCACATAAACTTCTTTCTGCGTCTACAAGCATTTCTAACAGCAACGGGACCAAACCCAAATCAACAAACTTAGCTATGATCTTTGCGTTTGAAGGAGATGGTGATGTGACCATATGATAAATGACCATCAATGAAGCTTTTGTTGCAGCATGACAAATGGGTGCCTTAATTAGCTTAAACAACGCTTCCATGGCTCCTTCAATTTCTAGTAACATGTCTACTTTTCTGTAATCCAATATTGGAACAAGCTCTTTTAGCACCAGAACTGCATTTCTTCTCGCAGACAAATCCTCACTTTTCAAGAACAACACGATGCGATCTATAGATGCATCTGAGCCAGGGCAATTCGTTGCCTTTTCATGATGCAGAAGTACTGCCAAACATGACAGTATTTCGTCCAGGACCGCAACATTTTCTTCgaaagaagcttttgaaaactCTTCAAAAGCATATGATAAAACACCAGCCGTTCCAGTAGCCACAAGGCAGCTCTTGTTACGTTCGCTCTCCTTCGCTAGTGCCTTAATCTTGGCAGCCAAATTTTGGCACCCAATCTGATCTCCTCTTTTACAAGctgttttaattttgaaatgaatCTCCAAAGCCTCTTCAGAACTTACGGGAATTCTAGGCGTTGGAATTCTTTCTATCCCGTAAGAACTATTTGTGACGCACCAATCTTGTATCATTTTACGTATGGTGTGATTTGGTATAGGATCAAGGCTCCTCAAGACCCTGTTGGTAATGGGGCAGGTCACATTCCCAGCCTCTATCCACTTCTCGATGCTCTCACGATCGTAAGTAATCCCACTTGACATGGTGACCGGATCTTTCATCAATTCCAGCGAAATCGGGCATCGAAAATGATTTGGTATTGTCACTTCGATGTGCCCCATTTCGCTCTCTAGTCGCCGCTTGCCGGCCAGGCGAGCTGCTCTTCGCTTTCTCCATGTAGAGATCATCATGGGCCTAAAGTTGATGTTGAACTAGAAACAACTAACTTAAGAAAGATGGTAGTGGGATGTTTTCGTGGTAGGAAGAATGAATGTATGTGCTTTGTGCTAAGGAATTGTAAGGGTAGTTAGATGGGAATTTTATATAGATGAGAGTGTTGTGTGGTAGATTGACACGGTTGTTCAACATTGGAAACTTAAGAGTTATTATAATGttgaatgaaataaataatgaaacatGATGTTAGAGAGGTGTTAGCTTTGAAGGGGGTTCTTAATATTTGACCGTTGAAGTTTGAAATGGTACAAGATATGAACTGTCACGAGGGAGAGAGGGTGGTGGTTTTAGAAAATTTAGAGTAGAATGGATCAAAAGGAAGAATCAACACTTTGACacgcacaaaaaataaaagggtcgTCAACGCCAGGGTCGGTGTGGACTGACTGTCCATCCATTCCATGGCATGTGCTGTCAGAAGGGAATGAAAGCTGCTTATTGGTATTCTTTTGTTGGGTTGGATTGGGCTGGGTTTCgagatttatttttgtctttgctttctattttttcacATGGGTGCGCCGTTGGATTAAGAGACCCACCCCATACCATGATCCAAACCAGCCATCCTCCCTTGCGTTTTTTTTTGCCCACACGTAAAATCATGCATTCACTTGTCCAGTTGCGTTTATTTATGTCCGTTCTCTTTATCACGGCATTTGCCCATTTCTTGAAGTCTTCTGGTATTTGATGACATGAAGaaaatgtttatatattttcagttttattcTAATTAGATTTGCATTTCTTAATTACGCTATATATCCTTACTATTGGGATAATCTTTAATTGAGAGAGTTATTCAGCATACTGGGTTTCAAAATTCATGCCTGTCAGATTTTCCcagtaagagagagagagagagagaggagtatACAGATTCTAACATACCCAGTAATTTTCCCCATTTTTAATTAGGAGGAGGgactaaaagaaaattataaaccaAGGGATTAGAAGAAAATAGAACTTGGTATATAGTAAAAGTGAATGGTCAACTATAAAATATTAGAGTTAGCTTGATAATTGACGACTAGAAAGATATACTGTCTAGTTGATTATTAAAAACTTGAACATGTGATCGGATCATTAAAAGAGAGGTTAGATTTGCGGTGGTGGAGGAGCACATGCCCTATATTTGAGGGGGTTGAAAAGTGAAGATAATCGTATGGTTTTCAATTATTCTTTTTGTATCAAAGTTGTTCCGATCATCGCCCTTTGaccagatttgtttttttaagaaaaatcatacAAAGCTGTTTGGAGCAATTTTTAGTGCGAATGCCGAAAGCGAAAGAGGTTCCCAAAGAAGCAGAGAAAACAAGATTTTACgtaaccaaaaaaaagaagaagaaaggcgTGGAAGTCAAGTGAAGACTTAATCGTCTGACAATTAGAAACTTGGACCCAATAAATATTTCGACGACTTGTTTGTTTGGGCCGAATCTTTGCCGGGAAATTGAAAAGTCAAGTAGGCCCAAGCCTACCTCCTCGGATTGGCGGACTGCTTGGTTTCTCTACGCTGCACTGGAGTGTGAGGCAAagcccaattttatttttgaacatGAAAGGATTCCTATTTTGAGAATGTCTCTATGCCAACTCTGATCCATCCTGGCCCGTATATCCATTTTTCTTATCAGGATCGGGAGTAAGAAGAATGGCTAAGAGAATAGATATCCATTTTTCTTATCGGATCAATTTTTCAGTTTGTATATTAAGTTATAACATCAtaatcaaggttgtcaaaaacatttttttaacacgatataaaatatataatataaacttggatcataaaattgaattgtaaaatcataaaattgcaAGTAAAATGATTCATAATAATATtgtagaaaattaattaaaataaattacgaaacttactttttaataatctaatattggaggatgaaactgaaaaaaaaatcaattaaaaaaataacccaagaaAATTACCTAAGTTAACCCGAGGTAATTTGTCAAATCTATAACCTGATTCATGAGATTGGAATaacccaacaaataaaatcaaaataaattatgaaaatcaattctcaatcaaactagtgatgaaatatgaaattgaaaaaaaaatcaataaaaaaaagatataaaaaaacaactcgaattaacctgtcaaacttatGATTTGAGTTATGAGATAGGAACACCTTAtataaagaaaaccaaaataaattacgaaatctaattcttttttaatttaatgttgaatgatgaaatcaagaaaaaaaatcaatttgaaaaaaaaaaaactcgagttgaTCGAATTTACCTGTCAAACTCACGGTTTAAGTTAGGAGCTTTGGAtaacctctaaaaaaaaattacataactcaatcattaataaatttaatattgaaattttaattaaaaaaaagaaaaaaaatattcttacgAACAATGTTACGGAAGGAGAGGCAAGCAAAACccctcatcctttttttttcttttttttttgctaatctCTTTCGTACTATGGATATTTTTGAAGGTTAACTTTTTCGAAATTAAAACTCAAGGGAAGTTGAGGAGAAAGAACTGTAGCAGCTCCGCTCCATGCTCGTCTGAAAGCGGTTCTTCCCATAAGTGGGCTTGGAGGCCGTGGCCCTACATTGGGCCTTCTGGTTAAAATATTCATCGCATGTCCCGTTACTTGAGCAGGTAGCCTCTCCCAGCTCCGGGGAGATGCGTGGTCTCAATGGAGCGAGGTAATATAATGACCACCACCTCGGAACTGACTTTCTAATATTAACTCGAAATATAACCCTCAACCCAATACATTTGATTGACTTTCTAATATTATTTCAAGTCAAGGCACTAGCTCGTGATAACGAGAACGATTATTTAGCTTGAGATCCGATAGCcatttttcataacaaaattaactaCACTTAATTTAATCGTAtatttaaagctaaaacattttacttcaaaatatttcatctttGACTTTAATCTATTCTTCTACTGTGCATATGAAAATATTGGGGTGTTTATAAGTGTgatggtgattattttttaagattttttttatttgaaaatacattaaaataatatttttaaaaatttttatttttgacattaaaacaatccaaaaatattaaaaattttaaattttaaataaaataaaaaatttaattttaacaaaaaataaaataaaaattaaaactcaatactaaaaaaaaccttaatttttatatggtaAACGCGCCTAATGGAAACGCAACTTAGGCCCAGCAGCTGCTCTCGGCCTGTCATGTGATTGTAACAACCAATAATTACAAAGATTTAAAACAATACtgtgtttttgtaattaaaGTTCAAAACAAAATGTGGTCTTCGCCCCCTTTTCAAGTACATATTAAGCTGTCAAGCTGCTATGGGTACACCAGGACGATGTCGTTCCCTTTGACAATCGTGTTTTTCCCCCCcttctgttttccttttctcttcggGATCATTGAAGATACCCGGCGCAGCAAGTAACCGAGGCATtgggtattatttttttctgaactCTCAGTCATTCCGAGACAACGATGATGATGTTGACGGTGCCAGTTAAAGATTAGAAGTGGGTGGTTTCCGAAAATACCTCTTCAGGAAGGAAATATACTCTCCTCGAATAgtttgattaaatatattatcCCTAACTTCTTTTTCAATGCCCGTAAACACTGGAGAAATATTTTTCAGCACATGCATGGAATAGGTGGCGACCTGGAGGAGAACGGAAGAggcatgaagaaaaacaaaacgcTAAAATCTAATAAATCCACATCACCACCCTTGTAAATTGCAAgactaataaaaagaagaaaagacacTCGCCAGAAATTGAGGCTTGATATCCGgcttaaaaataattgaccGTCAAGTTAAGATATTAATTATGATTAACTATTTACAAGATGGCCACCAATTCCGCTGATTATAGAATAATGATGATAAAGCTGAAGATATCATCAAGTTGAAGATATCATCAAGTACTGTCAGTCGCTGTCTGGGGTGACAGAATGTTGGCAACCAAAAAGATACATACAGCTGGCGAGCAGATAAATCCACCGAGCAGGTCCGTGCCAGACAATTGTCATCCATTCATGCACTTGCCGGCTTACCCAggaaaatagaataataataataataataataaaatacaattgtTTTATCCGGCATGACACTCGGAGAGTGTAGATGCCGTCTTAATCCATCACATCATCCACCACCTAAGcttttattacaaaaaagagagagagagagagaaaggataTTTACATGTGACATGGATTTCACGTAATCTAATACATGTTGAAATCAATAAGATATGGTTTGACTTTCCTCAATCCGTGTCGTACACTACTTGgttgctataattttttatttttcactatcagtatattaaaaatataaaaattaaaaaaaataatttatttggaaCAAGAGTTTACTGCAGTGTTCCTCAATAAAAAGCATATGGAAGAGCGGATGCAATTGTAGCCGAACGGAGCCTAACCATCTTCACATGCAAAGGCTAAGAAGGGACTGCCACTTCATCATCAGGGCCCAACAACCACATTTTTCACTACCCATCATTATCTGGAAATGGATTTGGTACCAGACATGGAAAAGGGGAACATGAAATAAAGCAGCAACTCATGATTTAGGCGATGATGACACCCCAATAAATAGAATTCCCGCCATTTCCTCTACAGAACGGGATCATAACTGttggttacaaaaaaaaaaaaagagctgcTGGGAAACGCATTGAACAAAAGGGATTGATTATCATTTGTGTCAGATCCCAATGAAACAAGagacgaagaaaaaaaaacgacgAACAAATGAAAGCTAATCCACTCTTCAAATATCTGTCTATCTGCATTTCCTACACTCAAAAGCACCAGAAAAATATAAACTACCAAGCCAAAGGGTGGGGGTGGTAAGAATCACAAGCTAAGCATTCAGATAGAGCCCACTCCTACCACAACCGCATGCTTACAGACTGATATCGCTAGACACATGACTTCCTTTACCTTCCTTCTCTACCGTCCATCTGCTGATGTAAACGATTCCGCAAAGCCAGATGGCCGAGTAGGTATGCTAGTCTGGGTATTATCCCCACTGGCAAGAAATGAAGAGCTGCTTCCATCAAATGCCTGCCACTTCAGGAGCACTTCGGGCAAGGGCATCTCAAAATCAATCCCATACATTTCATCAGAATCTGGTTCTGCTGGTTTCCAAATCTCAACAAGAGATGACAGAACATTAACCACGTGACCCATGTCTGGCCTTTGGTAGGGCTCCCTTGCAGTGCAGTGGCCTGCTAGATCGGCAACTGTGCTAATGCTACCAAGGGTTTCCTCATCAAGATTAATGGTCGGGTCAATGGTTTTATGGAACGTGTCTTTGTTGATGTGCATCCTACGGAACCAAGTAACAAGATGCAAGCTGTCCTCAGGCTGGGTCTCATCCAGTGCCTTCCTTCCTGTGATCATCTCCATTAATATGACTCCAAAGCTGAACACATCAACCTTGGTAGTCACTCGACCAGTCACTGCCAAGACGTACAGAAGAATTCAGGTTTAGCTCCTGACTTGTCAAACAAAAGATACAAAATTCCTTTAACATGCTGAGAAGTCTAGACAAAGAAGAGTGGATCATTCATCATTTGAAATGCAAGGAATTTATTTGGCTACCAGTGACCCACTTGAAttgaaaaccaagaaaataaaatacaaaagggAGCACCAGCTGACATTATAAGAGAATGAATATGTTCCAGTTCAGTCCAGTGTGCCcaataaatacaataaagcaAAGTGAATCGTTCATCTCAGCCAATGCAGTCACGCTAACTATTATCATAAGCATGCAAACACAAAGATCATTTATGTGTCAAAACAAGGACCAATACTATGTAGGAGGAGGCTCTTTTATAGTTTTATGAAATCTTGTACTCCTATACCTACAAATGTTGCACAAACAATACAATACCATGGATCAGGTTTATtcactttattgattttttctagttatttaaGGTAATAACATGGTCCATTGACAGAGAGAGAACTCTGGTGTTGTTTCTGCAATGTTTTAGCCATTAAAAGCCTACATGAAAAGGAATTTTCAAATAGAAAAtccttccaataaaaaaagaaatagaagtaTCAAACTCAATTGCAATTCTTTGCTGCATCCTCCCGTCCTTCTCATgcttttttattcattcagTTATGGTTTTCTCACAACCTAATGTTCGTCTATTTCTTTTATTGGTTActctacaataaaataatagaataaCTCTAGGCATGCAAAGTATGgaagttgaaaatttagttacCTGCATATTCAGGAGCAAGATATCCAAAAGTTCCAGCTAGTCTCGTTTCAATTGAAGCTTTCCCTTCTGGAGCAAGACGAACCAATCCAAAATCAGCCACTTTGGCCCGCATATCATCTCCTAGAAGAATATTGGAAGGCTTGAGATCCCTGTGAATAAAACTTTGATGTGCTAGCCCATGTAGGTATTCAACGCCTCTAGCAACATCCAAGCCAATAGTTAATCTTCTAGTCCAGTCGAGCGGTTTGATACCCTCCTCCTTCCAACTAAAAAGATGACTGCTAAGAGTCCCCCGAGGCATATATTCATACACAAGAAGCCTCTCATTTCCATCCAAGCAATATCCTAGAAGGGCGACTAGATGGCGGTGTCGAACCTTGGTAAGCACTGCAATCTCAGACATGAACTCTGCTAGACCCTTCTCGCTAATCACTCCCGACTCCATCCTCTTTACTGCAATTTTTGTTCCATCATGCAACTCCCCCTTGTATACAGTCCCAAATCCACCTCTTCCCAATATATTTTCTTCACTAAAATTATTCGTAACATTTCTTAAAACTTGAATTGAGATCACCATATTCTCAGTCCTGACCACTTGAATGTCACTGGGTCCAACACTATCAGTAAAGCTCTCAACTCCACTATTTGCACTTGATCCAGCAACAGTGATTTTCACCTCATCCTGATCCCATGAGCGGCGCGGGTGAATAATCATCATATTTGGACTCTGAACCTTACTAGATCGCTTTTGTTTCTTACTATAAAAGAATACACCTAACCCAACCACACATACAACACCAACAGCACCAATCACAGAACCCACAATCTTTCCACTAGCTGAGTTCTTGTTTCCACTATCATCCGAACCACCACCTGTACCAGAAGGTGTACTTCCAGGAGCACCAGGGGGAGCATAGCTAGTGTTAATCTTCCCAATATCAGGATTTCCACCATATTCCACTTGCACATTACTTCTAAACTTGGGTATTTGACCAGAGAGTTTATTATTCGAAACATCTAATAAAGCAAGATTAGACAAACTTATAAGCTCATCGGGTATCGTACCAGTAAGCATGTTATCAGAAAGAATCAATTTCTGTAGTCTCGAAATCAAAGAAAAGTCTGAAGAAATGGTACCGCTAAGTCCTGCTTTCTTCAAGTTAATCACCAAAATATCCCCTCCACCACAAGTAATTCCTTTCCAGGCTTGGGTGGATGTGCAAGGATCATTTCCTTTCCAAAGGTCAGCAAGACTAGCAGGGTATCCAAAGTTTTTTGCAACCGACAACAAAACATTAACAGTAGCATCACAAGCAACACCAGGATTatccaaacaaaaattattagtCCCGGGAATCATATCCGCATCAACTGTCCTAGCAAAACTGGGCGTCGGTCCCTGGAGCTTATTATTAGTGAAATTGACAACACGAAGTGTAGAAATGTTCAGCAATGATGGCGGAACAACACCCGTCAAGCTATTATCCCTTAAATTCAAATCTTCCAATGAAATCATTCCAGACAAATCAGGCAAAGGACCCGTAAAATGATTTCCTTGGAGCCAAATTTCTTTCAATGAAGTCATGTTTTGCAGGATAGAAATAGTACCATTTAGCCTCGAATTACTCTTTTGGCCGTTAAGCCATAAAGATTGTATAGTAGACCCCGAAAAATTGAGGGGCAATCCAccctcaaaataattaaaagctaAATGCAAAGTCTCCATGCCAGGAAACACATCGCTGTTAAAAAATTCAGGGATTTTTCCAGCTACATTAGCACCGTTCGCCGAGAATTCCTTCAAAGCACTAGCATCCTTGAGACTCACCGGTATCTCCCATGTTTCAAAAGGATTGTAATCCAAATAGACTCTGGTTAAGGACGTCATTCCGGCGAAAAAATCAGGAGGAATTGAAGAGAGATTGTTGTTATGTAAAAAGAGGACTTGGAGAAAGCTTAAACCTGATAAACTCGGTAATGCGCCCGTTAACTGGTTGTTCATGACCTCGAACCGAGTTAACTGAGTCAAGTCTTTGAGTTCTGGGGGGAGAGTACCATGTAAATTCTGATCGCCTATTTGGATCCGAGTGACCCGGTTATCTACGCAACCCACGTGGAGCCAGTTACACGGGTCAGAGCCAGACCAGCCGAGAGTAGATGGGTTGCCAAGGCTGTCTCTCAGTTTCATCATGGCTGCTGCGTCGTCGTTTTGCTGAGAATTGGCTAGACATAGTAGTAGGGAAAGAAAGAGTGAGAAATTGGTGAAAAGCCAAACACCCATGTGGCGTTtcagagagatttttttttttaagagagagaggGTTACTCTGCTAGGGTTTACGAAATCAGATGAGATaaagagattttatttatttatgttttatttgcaGGGAGAGAGAATTTTGGCAGAAAAAAACGCGGAGATGGAGGTGAGGAAGAGAGTGGCGAGAAAagtgtgaattaaaaaaaagataaaacccTTTTTCTGTCTGTCTCTGTGGACTGAAGGAACGCAAGCTTTCCTTTTATGTATTTTGGACTGAAAACTCTACGGATTCCACGTTGGATCTTTTTCTCGGATTACAGTTGGCACAGGCGAGTGAGTCCAGCCTTGTCTAGTCTATTCCGGGTTAtgtatttgaatttctttttaaaaatatttcatgttttttatttgaaaatatattttacttttttaatattcatatattattttaaaatagataaataaataaatatttttaaaatgaaaaaacaaacggGTTGATAAATAGGAGAAAAAAGCAAGTCTTCCACCGTCAATTAATTAAACCAGGAAGGTATCGAGGAATCATCTCtgacttttgatatttttcgtGAACACCTCCTATGTCCTGAAATTATAGATATGAACAGATCTTttacatatttaaattaaatattaaatattaaatatttcacATTCAAATTAGTGATTAGGATTATGAGGAGCCGGCCGGTTACTATTGTTTTGTTGTG
This window contains:
- the LOC133696687 gene encoding receptor protein kinase TMK1-like isoform X2; this encodes MGVWLFTNFSLFLSLLLCLANSQQNDDAAAMMKLRDSLGNPSTLGWSGSDPCNWLHVGCVDNRVTRIQIGDQNLHGTLPPELKDLTQLTRFEVMNNQLTGALPSLSGLSFLQVLFLHNNNLSSIPPDFFAGMTSLTRVYLDYNPFETWEIPVSLKDASALKEFSANGANVAGKIPEFFNSDVFPGMETLHLAFNYFEGGLPLNFSGSTIQSLWLNGQKSNSRLNGTISILQNMTSLKEIWLQGNHFTGPLPDLSGMISLEDLNLRDNSLTGVVPPSLLNISTLRVVNFTNNKLQGPTPSFARTVDADMIPGTNNFCLDNPGVACDATVNVLLSVAKNFGYPASLADLWKGNDPCTSTQAWKGITCGGGDILVINLKKAGLSGTISSDFSLISRLQKLILSDNMLTGTIPDELISLSNLALLDVSNNKLSGQIPKFRSNVQVEYGGNPDIGKINTSYAPPGAPGSTPSGTGGGSDDSGNKNSASGKIVGSVIGAVGVVCVVGLGVFFYSKKQKRSSKVQSPNMMIIHPRRSWDQDEVKITVAGSSANSGVESFTDSVGPSDIQVVRTENMVISIQVLRNVTNNFSEENILGRGGFGTVYKGELHDGTKIAVKRMESGVISEKGLAEFMSEIAVLTKVRHRHLVALLGYCLDGNERLLVYEYMPRGTLSSHLFSWKEEGIKPLDWTRRLTIGLDVARGVEYLHGLAHQSFIHRDLKPSNILLGDDMRAKVADFGLVRLAPEGKASIETRLAGTFGYLAPEYAGAKPEFFCTSWQ